The stretch of DNA AAATAAgccaaaaacaattttttatttttaaaaacaaaaaacaattttttaattataatatcatACATTTACATAACATCTCAATATTACCTCACAAACCATCCTAATTTTACCATGCTCTAAAATGTAACGataaaaacaaaatttcaagTTGTCCAAGAATTAAAGATCAGATAAGGCGCGATAGGAAAACCAAGTGATGTTTTAGCTTTCAGTTTCAGCTCAGCTCAGCTCACTTCACCATGGCCATGGCGATGCTCTCTTTCACTGCAAACACTCTCAAACCCCTTTCTCCATTCTACCACGATAAGCTCTTTTCTTCCTCTCCCTTCACTACCCTTCTTTTTAAACCCTCAAATAAACCCATCTCGGCCACTCTCACCCCTTCATCATCGAGCTCCAGAAATCAGCAGTTGCAGCAGCAGCCTTACCAACCCTTTCGCCCACCACCGTCTCCTCTTCCCAACCAATTTCGCTCTCTCGACACTCCCAGTCGCCTAGAAGTTCTCGCCAACCGCCTCGGTCTCTGGTTCGAGTACGCCCCAATCATTCCTTCCCTTGTCCAAGAAGGGTTCACGCCCTCTTCCATCGAAGAAGCCACTGGAATTTCTGGGGTCGAGCAAAATCGCCTTTTGGTTGCTGCCCAGGTACGTGAATCTTTAATCCAATCCAAAACCGACCCAGATATCGTCGCCCATTTCGATGCTGGTGGTGCTGAGTTGTTGTACGAAATTCGGCTCCTGAGTGTCCAACAACGATCTGCCGCCGCAGCCTTCATTATTGCCAATGGGTTCGACGGAAAGGGAGCTCAAGACCTCGCCCGCTCCATGAAAGATTTCCCTCGCCGCCGCGGAGATAAAGGGTGGGATAGTTTTGACTATACTCGCCCAGGGGATTGTCTCGCTTTTATGTATTATAGGCAAGGTAGAGAGCATAAGAGCGATTCCGATAAGAGAGCGACTGCTTTTGAGCAAGCTTTGAAATTTGCAGAAACTGAGGGTGCAAAGGCTAGGGTGTTGGAGGAATTGCATGGAGCTGAGGGAAACTCAGAGGCAAAAGATGAGCTTGGTGATCCTGTTCTTGTTCCAGTAGTGAGGTTGAAGATTGGCGAGGTGGCGGAGGCTAGCTCGGTGGTGGTGTTGCCCGTTTGCAGGGCTGAGGAGAGGGAGAAGGAGGTCTTAGAAGCGCCAGGAGAGTGTAGAGCTGAGGGAGAGTTCAATGTGGTTGTGGCCGACAAAGGGTGGAAGAGGTGGGTGGTGTTGCCAGCTTGGGAGCCTGTAGTGGGGTTAGGAAAAGGAGGGATTGTTATCGCTTTTAGTGATGCTAGAGTCTTGCCATGGAAAACTAATAAGTggtacaaagaagaatcaattTTGGTAGTGGCTAATAGGCAGAGAAAGGAGGTGGCAACTGATGATGGAGTTTATTTGGTTGCTGCTGATGGCGAAGGAGGCCTTGGCGAGGGGTTAAAGGTTGTGAGGGGATTGGAATTGAAAAATTTGGGTGTGGAGGAGTGTCTAGCTACAGTTATTATGGTGATTAGGCCACCAAGAGATGAGATGGATAGTCAGTTGGATGATGAAGATTgggactgaaaaaaaaaacttcaataGTCTTGGAGAATGTATGTGAAGTACCATTGTAGAATCTCAAGCTTATTGGGACTCTCGGATGTTCATTGAGATGGGGTTCATACTTTTCATCTCATTCTTTTTTGCAGTCATAGATGACTTGTGTTTAGATGTTATACTTTGAATTTAAACTTAGTAGAAAAAAAGAATTTGGCCTCTATTTTTGACTCCGAATCTTTGTATGATTGGATTACATGTATTGTTATTCTTCTTGCATCTAGCAATAAAACATAAATTGTTCTTGTTTATCACAATTTGATTAATTTAAGCACCATCCACTCTTGGCATATTAGTCCTACTATTATGCCACACATTGATCTTTTCAATCCTGGCTGCTTCACTTTGGTATCTTGAGTGCTTACTTCACTTTCTACTGATATTCACACATATGCTTGGTGTTACAACTAAGCTATGTGATTTTGAACAAATAATGGAAATGAGAAAGTCAAGATGGAAATTGAGGGCATTGTACATGACAAACTAGAAAAAtaagcacaaaaaaaaaaaaaagactagaTGAATAAGTCGGTGCAGCTACTTTGCTGTATTAGTTACATTCATCTTATTTCCTTAATGTCGTGAGTGGCACAAGAGTGTATGTATGGCACTGGGATTATATTTTCTACCGTTTCATTTTGATTTACGAAATGGAACCCATGGTTATGTTTTGTTTTAAGACTGGTTTAGATCTTTCTCCTTCTGTGACAGAGCAAGTGCGAAAATTGGTCTCCTTGTACAACGGTGGACTTTCATATGTTACCAATTCCTTGATAGGACCATAAAACTTTTCAGACTCTTCAAAATGTGTTGTAAAGAAGTAAGCAACAGAGATTCTCGGACTGGTCACTGGTGGAGTTCGCCAGCACTCTATGCTCAACACTTTTGAACTTACCATTAGAGATTAGCTGCGAACAACAGAGCAATGGACGAAGCTGTTATCAAAATACCAGAAGGTAGTCTATAATCTCAATCGAATAGATTGAAAATGTCCAAGCATTTACTTGTGAGAGATCTCCAACATTGATCACAAGTGTTCCTTTTCTGGGGGAAATATCAATCCAATGATTTTGGTGTAGAACTTGTAATCCCCCGGTTTGATCTTGTAGAAGTATAGTGAGAAAAGTCGGATCTGTACGCGTGGCATGTCCGATGGTCTTATCTGATTCAGGGCATGTTGGATAGTAGTGGCAGAAAAAGACATGCCCTTTGGCACATTCCATATCTTCAAGGTGATTAGGATCAAGATCAAGGGCCTGAGATATCAACCGAAACAGAGTGTCCCCTAACTTCATAAGCTGCTTAGAGTATTGCACCATTATATCTCTGCCATTCCAGGACAAGAGTGTATAAAAACAGTTATGGATTCTCATGCTAGTTTTAGACAAATGTTGACaagtaaaattgaatatttaagCAAAAATTCAGTTCTTTTCATAATCATTTTCAATGGGATGATTGGGAGGATTGGCTGCTGGATATTCTTCTTGATTTGGAGGATTGGGAGCCATGAGACACATTAAAGTGTCCCTCCAATTTGCAGATTTTGCCTTTTGAAGATCAAAGTTGCGATTGAACCGGACTTTTTTAATCTTGTCATGAGAGTAGAACTCCATCTTCACTGCCTGCTGTTGCTCACTCCTTcagtcatttcatccataacatCTTGCTGAATCCCATGGTTAATTACTTTGAAGAATCCCCATGACTCACAAGCTTCTCTGATTTCGTCAATGATTTTCTTTTGACGCCAACTATCATCATCCATGTTTTTAAGGTCTACAGTTGGTACCTCGAACTGGGGCCAGGCCAAGTGATCATCTGACATGTTAGATAAAATATCTTCAGGTGGCATAACAAAGATTTGAGGAAGAGTATCAATCCCAGCATCAACAAGTCCTTTAACACCAGCCTTTGTGTCATCAAAGGCTTTCAATGCTTTTGCTCTATCATAAAACACTAAACTATCATCTTCTAAATTCTGTCCTGTGAAATCCATTTCATTAAAGTTAGAACGTTCTTTCCTTGAGCTTCTGCTAAAAGTTGATGTAGAATCAAGTAAGACAGCTCATAGATCTTACCAACCAAGCTAAGGTTGTTTCTGAGTTAAAAGAtgaataatactaataataaaaataaggcATTTTTTGTGGTTTTGGTTGTCCTCCCGGGGCTCTGTGCCTTGTATAGAGAATTGTCATTATTGATGCAATGTGGATAAGAGAAAAATTCCTTAAAGCAATCATCATTGTGAGATTATCAAGGGAAAAgtcaatattaaatttattctcCGAAATTTCCCTAATCACCTATgtggttttcttttttctttcccaTGGCAACATCATGTAGCTTGACGCTAAAGTCATGAAATATATGAGTTTGAAACCCATAAAATTCATTTTATAACATCAGAACAATAACCATGAGCATATATACTTCAGTTAATTGTGAACATTTTTATTAGTTAATGAATGAAGAAATAGTTGTGAGCATTAATATTAGTAACTGAATGAAGAAACAGTTGAAAACATTAATATTAGTTAAGGAATTTAGTAGATTCGACTCCTTTTATCTCAGCACTTAGATGAAATCATGGTGCTTTGTTGTTCTATCGTAAGCTCGTTTGAAATGTGGATACTCTCTCAACTCTATCTTGAAAGAGTAGGTACCTTCAAATTGGATTGCTTGTAATGATTTTATACCAATTTGATAGTACTGCCCAAAAAAAGTGACATAATACTCATTATATCAAGGTGAAAAGAAGCAACAACTTTCATAAATGCTGCCAAAGATGACATTTCGTGAAAAATTAGACAACTTGAGAAACGGACATAAATAGACTTCTCCAATCAAGCCATATAATGTGTTCCAATGGAATTGAATTtggaaatttatatttttaggcaTGATGGCAACTGGTGAGTCTGCTAATCTCTATGTTACTAAGTAGTTGTTTTTGCCTTGTCATATTTTTTAAGTTCTTTAGAAAATGAGTTTATTCGTGGTTGGTTGGTGTAGATGGAAAACTTGTAACTATTCTCAGCATTGATGGTGGTGGAGTAAGAGGCATCATTCCTGGGATAATTTTAAACTTTCTGGAAACCCAACTTCAAGTATGTTGATGAAACTCGGTGATTTTGAAGttgagttttttcttcttttttttcatcTCAATGTTTTTGATATTTATGTGTGCATAAGCAGAAACTAGATGGCGAAGATGCAAGGATTGCAGACTACTTTGATTTTATTGCTGGAACAAGCACAGGAGGCCTAGTAACTGCAATGCTTACCATGCCGAATGAAAGAAACCGTCCTATGTTTGCTGCAGAGGAGATCAAGAACTTTTTGAAAAGTCTAGCAGTGTTGTAATCTTAATGTATAATAAAATGCTTTTATACTGAATGTAACATGCATGAAACTAACCAGAAAAACACTCAGATTTACAAGCTTCGTCGGACCCTGAAAACTCATTTCAGgcgactagtgcttgggttcccttgAACCAGGGTAATAACTTTCATTATGAATCAAAGAtacactttccagtttcaattACAATTACACCAAAAGCAATCTGAAACTAATTCATACAGAAATTACCCAAATGATTTGAACACACTCAAATCAGTATATCATCCAAGAGCCTTGGACTTCAGTAGGCAAGATTCCCTTGCTTCTCTTCAGCTGAACTCTTCTTCAGCTTAAAGATCTGAACTCTTCACAGGATCGCACGACTTCAGAGGTACCTTCAAACTGAAGATCACTTCATCAGCTCTGCaagaaacacatcaagaaacaAGAACAGAGTTTTGCCCTAGCAGAGCATGAACTCATTAATCAAATCAGAAGAGTTAGTTAAAAAACCGGTAATCTCTGATTTATATAATACCAACTCTAATCTAACAAACTTTAACAGCTCATCCAACAAGTAAGGACAGCTGTCATATTTTTAGCTCCCTTAGCTGACCTGTCAAAGACACAATAAGATCAAAAAACTAGATGACACTATCAACCAGACAGATGACAAAGACAGCATAATTTGCCACAAGAACCATAGGaacttacaatctcccccttggcAAATTATGCTCAACGAAAGAACACACAATTAAGATAACCAGAATCATACTATCATTAAAAGGAATTCCAAGAGTTTTAACCAAAAGACAGCACAAAAGGACACAACAtgcacaaaaaaaattacacttataAGATTGTGTCAAACGGCTGCAAaacccaaaagaaaaaaagaaaaaaaaaattacactaaacaACTCCCCCTCGGTGAGCATGATTAGCCTGTAGGGTTCTGAGCAGGAGCACCAGCAGATTGTGACTCCCCCTGGATTGGTGCAGCTGTATCGGCTGGCAAGGAATCAGAGCCAAACTCCCCCTGGAGTGGTGCAGTAGGATCATCAGAGGAGCTGGACTGAACTGGAGAAGCTTCAGAGAGTGGACCAGAGTCCATTGATCTTAGAACTTCAGACATAGCTGTGAGGACCGTAACAACTCCTTGCTCAAACCTTTTCTGACGTTGTTGATCTAAGTTGTAAGCATGAGCCAAATTCCGAACTTCGGACAGTAACTTGACTTGCCAATGAGCAGAAGGCAAGCGAGAGAGTGGTGATGTGGTCACTGGAGGAATTTCTGAGTCAGCAGGAGCAGCAGGATCAGAGGTGGAAAAGGCAATGACCGATGGAGGAATGGGCTTGCCAGACACTGGTTGAAAGGTCTTGCCAATGTAGGGCACAGGCACTGTGACATCCTGCTCAAGTATGGCTGGATTACCTCGTAAGACCAGTCTCTGAATCAGACTAGGGTATGGAAGAGTGTGTTTAACACCTTTAGCCTTCGCAGAATCCAAAATTCGGGTGTAGATCAGGGATGGTAGATCGATAGAGACACCAGTCCCAAGGGCATACAGAAACCGTGCAGTGTTATAGTTGATGGTAGATGTGTGGGAGTTGGCCCaccaattggatagggcaaTTTTATGAAGAACCCGATAGAACTCAGAGAGAATAGTAACAGGAAACTCCTTTCCATTCCACACAAAATCAGGTTTGCCAGTTAGTTCAGCACCAACATCCTTAAACAATGGTTTATATTCATCTGTGTAAGTGGGGTGAGCTAGCCTAGGAATTTTCAGGATAAGGCTAATTGTAGACGGAGCACACCTAAACCAAGACCCACGAATGTAAGCCTGATATTTGTGTTGGCTTTTTTCATTGACAATACTTTCATCTAGGTTAGCATAGAACTCACGGACAAGATTGACATTGGGCGATTGAAGGTGAGTAACTGTGCGTTCCCACTTTCGAGACTGAACAATGTCACGAACCCTAGAAAAATGCTTCAACTTAACCCTATACTCAGGCCACAGAGGACGAGAACAAACATTCTCTTGAAAACGAAGAAGTTTGTCATGGGAATAGAAGGGCAAACCAAGAGAAGGTTCAGACTCAGTGACAGAGCCCTTACATTTTTTGGACTCAGACTCTTTAGCCCCCTGAACAGATTTTCGTTTACTCGACGACGGACCTAAGTTCTTAAGGGGAACAGGTGGAGACTCAGAGGACGACTTGGGTGAGGAGGACCCAGGTGGGACAGACAACACAGGTGGAACAGGGGAGATGGACGGAGAGGAGAGTGATGAACGAGTGAAGCGTTTAGACGACATACCTGACAACTGGGAAGAGCAGAGAGTGAGACGACGATGACCCAAACACTTCTGTAGAACCAATGCACACGCTTCCCCAGACAGTAAAGGATGAAGATACGAAACAATGCAGACAGTAAAGGAGGAAGGTGAAATGGTCAGTGATGACTGGGGAGAAGACAGGCAGACTTATAGCAATTAGCTACTGGGCCCAGCTGAACAAAAAGGAGACATAAATTTCTGATTTGTACAAGGCCCACTAGCCCAACAAAACAGGCCCACACAACATTCAGTCCAAACCACAACATACAGAAaagacaaaacaaaaaaaaacacctAATTGAGACAAAACTTATTGAACACAGAAACATGTAGTCCACATAAGCTCAACTAGAGAGAGAAACACAATAAAAGCTATAAATGCAAACTCGAACacgaatgtaaaaaaaaatagcaccAGACCCTCAATTGATAAACAAGGAAGTGTGAATacttatttaacaaaacaattCCTACTGATGATCTGAACAACACCGATGTCATAAGTGTGTGAAGTGTCCTCATGTGAGCCCTCCAAGGTTTAGAAGGACAGCTCACTCTCTCAGCTTGAACAATGGGAACAGTTGATAGAAGGAAAATACTTGCAAGCGGAtgccttttttttatttatggaatttttgtttttgtggaCCACTCAAGATATTTTGCCAACCAGTTATGGCTTTCACTCCTCCCTGGAGATGTAGCCGTCTCCTTATGAATCTTTCTCACAGAATATAGTGAGAAGGAGCAAACTCCTCAAAGATATTCAGTGGTACAAAGGAAGCTCTTCCCATTGCATCCAGGTAGGGTAGCCTTTCTAACTGGGACATCGACAAGTTCAGATCAAGAGAGAAATTGTTCAATTAAAGAAAACTCACACAACATCAACAAAATGCTAGAAGGACTGATGCACAAAAATTCAGATGGTGCAAACACCAATACATTTTCTGAGATGTGTAAATGAGCGTGCATCTAAAGCTTTAGTAAAAAGATCTGCTAGTTGAGCATCAGTGGGAACATGAGAAATAGTTAAAAGTTTTGACTCAACTAGTTGTCTAATGAAATGATAACGTATGTCAATGTGTTTGGTCCGAGAATGTTGGACGGGGTTTTTGGACATGTTAATGGCACTTGTACTGTCACAGAAAAGTACAAGAGACTCTTGGGGAAAACCATAGTCGGTTAACATTTTGTTCAACCAAATTAACTGAGTGCAGCAGCTCCCAGCAGCTATATACTCTGCCTCAGCCGTGGATAGGGAGATAgagttttgtttcttactcAGCCAGGATACAAGATTGTTCCCAATGTAGAAACAACCACCAGATGTACTCTTCCTATCATCTAGACTACCAGCCCAGTCAGAATCACTGTACCCAACAAGAGATGTGTTTGTATCTCTTGAGTACCATAGACCAAAATCAACAGTTCCAGACAGATATTTGAAAATACGCTTAACAGCAGTGAGATGAGATTGTTTAGGATAGGCCTGATAGCGAGCACACAATCCGACACTGAAAGAAATATCAGGACGACTTGCTGTGAGATACAATAGGCTCCCAATCATACCTCTATACAATGTGGGATCGACATTTTCACCAGACTCATCTTTACTCAACTTAGTTGACAGACTCAAGGGAGTAGGGGCATGCTTAGTTTTGTCTAACCCATATTTGTCCagcattttttttatgtatttagatTGTGAAATGAAAATGCCTTGATCAGTTTGTTTGATCTGTAACCCTAGAAAGAAACTAAGATCCCCTATGAGACTCATTTCAAACTCACTAGTCATGAGGTTAACAAATTTTGACACTTCCTCATCACTCGTAGATCCAAAAATAATGTCATCTACATATATTTGTGCAACAAAAATACCAGGGTGCAAGTGtttaatgaatagagtattgTCAGCATTACCTCGAGTGAATTTGTGTGAGACGAGAAAGGAAGTTAATCTGTCATACCATGCTCTCGgagcctgtttgagaccatataGGGCTTTTTGGAGCTTGTATACATGGTCAGGATGTTGGGGGTCGACAAATCCTTGGGGTTGCTTCACATACACTTCCTCTTGGAGAACCCCATTGAGAAAGGCGctcttaacatccatttgatggaGCTTGATTTTTAGATAACAAGCTACTGTGAGTAGAATGCGGATGGATTCCAATCTGGCCACTGGTGCAAATGTTTCTTCAAAATCTATTCCTTCAACCTGATTGTAGCCCTGAGCAACTAGTCGAGCCTTGTTTCGAACCACAGTACCAAACTCATCGGTCTTGTTTTTGAACAGCCATTTAGTGCCGATGATATTAACACCATCTGGTCTGGGAACCATGATCCACACTCTGTTTCGCCTGAACTGACCCATTTCATCTTGCATAGCATTGTTCCAGAACTCATCGAGAAGTGCCTCAGTCACATTTTTGGGTTCAACAACGGACACATAACAAGCAAATGCTATAGCATTTAAGATTTTTCTCCTAGTGACCATGGTTGCATTAGGATCACCAATAACAATTGTGGGGGGATGTGCCTTCTGTATCCAGGATGGGGGACCTTTTTTGTACAGCTTCGAATGAGATGAGCTGGTAGGGGTACCACTATTCACTTCTGTGTCGATAGCTGATTCTGGAGAGATTTCAGATGACTCAGATGCATCAGATGAAGCTTCTGGTGCTGTGTTTAGTGAGCTCTCAGAGACCGTAGTAGGGAAGTTGACAGGAACGACCATGGGGAACGTGGGATTAAGAAGTTCTTCCTCGGTAGCAGTTCCCTCAGATACTTCTAAATCATCGAAGCGAACATTGATAGATTCCATAACCGTCCTAGTTCTCTTGTTAAACACACGGTAGGCTCTGCTATTGGTCGAGTATCCTAGGAGTATTCCTTCATCACTCCTGTTGTCAAATTTTCCAAGGTGATCTCTATCATTTAAGACATAGCAGGTACATCCAAATGTACGTAGGTGACTTAACCTTGGTGTTTTGCCTTTCCACAGTTCATATGGCGTTTGTGTAGTTCCTGACCGCAGATGAACACGGTTGCATATGTAACATGCAGTGTTGACTGCCTCTGCCCAAAATCGGATAGCAACATTCTTAGCACATAACATGACACGAGCCATTTCTTGAAGAGTACGATTTTTCCTTTCTACTACACCATTCTGCTGAGGggttttaggagcagaaaacTCATGACTAATGCCCAGTTTATCACAAAATTGAGCAAAGATTGAGTTCTCGAATTCCTTTCCATGGTCACTCCTGATACGAAACACTTTGC from Cannabis sativa cultivar Pink pepper isolate KNU-18-1 chromosome 2, ASM2916894v1, whole genome shotgun sequence encodes:
- the LOC115719233 gene encoding rubisco accumulation factor 1.1, chloroplastic; this encodes MAMAMLSFTANTLKPLSPFYHDKLFSSSPFTTLLFKPSNKPISATLTPSSSSSRNQQLQQQPYQPFRPPPSPLPNQFRSLDTPSRLEVLANRLGLWFEYAPIIPSLVQEGFTPSSIEEATGISGVEQNRLLVAAQVRESLIQSKTDPDIVAHFDAGGAELLYEIRLLSVQQRSAAAAFIIANGFDGKGAQDLARSMKDFPRRRGDKGWDSFDYTRPGDCLAFMYYRQGREHKSDSDKRATAFEQALKFAETEGAKARVLEELHGAEGNSEAKDELGDPVLVPVVRLKIGEVAEASSVVVLPVCRAEEREKEVLEAPGECRAEGEFNVVVADKGWKRWVVLPAWEPVVGLGKGGIVIAFSDARVLPWKTNKWYKEESILVVANRQRKEVATDDGVYLVAADGEGGLGEGLKVVRGLELKNLGVEECLATVIMVIRPPRDEMDSQLDDEDWD